Proteins encoded within one genomic window of Sphingosinicella ginsenosidimutans:
- a CDS encoding TonB-dependent receptor, whose translation MIAYLLLLAGAAPAISTPDTPEGSGPPTAAADQDIVVTARRRNENLQDVPVAVSVVGDAQLQGTGTFNVARLGQLEPGLQFYSSNPRNSAANIRGLGAPFGLTNDGIEQGVGVYVDQVYYSRIASTTFDFLDVERVEVLRGPQGTLYGKNTTAGAINLISRPPSFDLDARAELSLGNLDYVQARGSISGPLVADRLAIRVAGSLTRRQGTIYNVATGRHVNELENSGVRGQLLWRAAPNLNLTLSGDFSYQNPECCAQIYVRTGPTQRPLNRQFDALAAAFGYAPPSLDPFDRLTDLDSELSARQKLGGVSLRAEWAIGPGTLTSITAWRFWDWRPSNDRDFTGLPITTISQNPSQQEQWTQEIRYAGTVGRLDFVVGAFGFDQSLDTQGSQVQGPAASRWLLNPGNVAPGSSGCATPTTNACNPAVLDGLTSTNTIGLDNVSLALFGQVGWRVTDRLRIQPGVRLNYDRKRGSYVAVVTNGAGSTVLTGDQRGVLAPQSYEPRFSDWNVSGDLTVSYDLAPRIMAYATYARSFKSGGINLSGLPLDANSNPILEAAAVAPERLNHYELGLKTQWFDRRLTLNLAAYRTEVHDYQATVTNGQLGVLRGYLANADLVRVQGVELELSGRPSRRLNLYLRGAFTDGRYVRFTDAPCPPELSGGTTAAAGQTPSPAGTPGGISPANCDISGQWLPGISRWSASYGGEYSIPLPGGGGGREIYLGIDGSVRTKFSSNPSRSISTDVDGYALTNLRLGYRNRGWDIMAWVRNAFDTHYFELLATQSGSTGLVVGQPGDPRTYGLTVRWQL comes from the coding sequence ATGATCGCGTACCTCCTGTTGCTCGCCGGCGCCGCGCCGGCGATTTCCACGCCTGATACGCCAGAGGGCAGCGGGCCTCCGACCGCCGCGGCGGACCAGGATATCGTCGTCACGGCCCGACGACGGAACGAGAATCTCCAGGACGTTCCCGTCGCCGTGTCGGTCGTCGGCGACGCCCAGTTGCAGGGCACCGGCACGTTCAACGTCGCCCGGCTCGGGCAGCTTGAGCCGGGCCTTCAATTCTATTCGTCCAACCCGCGCAATTCCGCCGCCAACATCCGCGGGCTCGGCGCCCCGTTCGGCCTCACCAATGACGGTATCGAGCAGGGCGTCGGCGTCTATGTCGACCAGGTCTATTACAGCCGCATCGCATCGACGACCTTCGACTTTCTCGATGTCGAGCGGGTCGAGGTGCTGCGCGGGCCGCAGGGGACGCTCTATGGCAAGAACACCACCGCCGGCGCGATCAACCTGATCTCGCGCCCGCCGAGCTTCGACCTCGACGCGCGGGCGGAGCTTTCCCTCGGCAATCTCGATTATGTGCAGGCGCGCGGATCGATTTCCGGGCCGCTGGTCGCCGATCGGCTCGCGATCCGCGTCGCCGGATCGCTGACCCGCCGGCAGGGCACGATCTACAACGTCGCCACCGGGCGGCACGTCAACGAACTCGAAAATTCCGGGGTGCGCGGGCAGCTGCTCTGGCGCGCCGCCCCCAATCTCAACCTCACTTTGTCTGGCGACTTCAGCTACCAGAATCCGGAATGCTGCGCGCAGATCTATGTCCGCACGGGCCCGACCCAGCGGCCTCTCAATCGCCAGTTCGACGCGCTCGCCGCCGCCTTCGGCTATGCGCCGCCGAGCCTCGACCCGTTCGATCGCCTGACCGATCTCGACAGCGAACTGAGCGCCCGCCAGAAGCTGGGCGGCGTCTCGCTGCGGGCGGAATGGGCGATCGGCCCCGGAACGCTGACGTCGATCACGGCCTGGCGGTTCTGGGACTGGCGGCCCTCCAACGACCGGGATTTCACCGGCCTTCCGATCACCACCATCTCGCAGAACCCGTCGCAGCAGGAGCAATGGACGCAGGAAATCCGCTATGCGGGGACGGTCGGCCGTCTCGATTTCGTGGTCGGCGCCTTCGGTTTCGATCAGTCGCTCGATACGCAGGGATCGCAGGTGCAGGGACCGGCGGCGAGCCGTTGGCTGCTCAATCCCGGCAACGTCGCGCCCGGCAGCAGCGGCTGCGCCACGCCGACGACGAACGCCTGCAACCCGGCGGTGCTCGACGGTCTCACGTCGACCAACACGATCGGGCTGGACAATGTGAGCCTCGCCTTGTTCGGACAGGTCGGCTGGCGCGTCACCGATCGGCTGCGGATCCAGCCGGGCGTCCGGCTCAATTACGACCGCAAGCGCGGATCCTATGTCGCGGTGGTGACGAACGGCGCCGGCAGCACGGTGCTGACCGGCGACCAGCGCGGCGTGCTCGCGCCGCAAAGCTATGAGCCGCGGTTCAGCGACTGGAACGTGTCGGGCGATCTCACGGTCTCCTACGATCTCGCGCCGCGGATCATGGCCTATGCGACCTATGCGCGCAGCTTCAAATCGGGGGGCATCAACCTGTCCGGCCTGCCGCTCGACGCGAACAGCAATCCGATCCTGGAGGCGGCGGCGGTCGCGCCCGAGCGGCTCAATCATTACGAGCTCGGCCTGAAGACGCAGTGGTTCGATCGGCGCCTGACGCTCAACCTCGCCGCCTATCGCACCGAGGTCCACGATTATCAGGCGACGGTGACGAACGGGCAGCTTGGCGTGCTGCGCGGCTATCTTGCCAATGCCGATCTGGTGCGGGTCCAGGGTGTCGAGCTGGAATTGTCGGGGCGGCCGAGCCGGCGGCTGAACCTTTACCTGCGCGGCGCCTTCACCGACGGTCGCTACGTGCGCTTCACCGACGCGCCGTGCCCGCCGGAGCTCAGCGGCGGCACCACGGCCGCGGCTGGCCAGACGCCGAGCCCGGCCGGCACGCCCGGCGGCATCAGCCCGGCCAATTGCGACATTTCCGGCCAGTGGCTTCCCGGCATCTCGCGCTGGTCGGCTTCCTATGGCGGGGAATATTCGATCCCGCTGCCGGGCGGCGGTGGCGGCCGGGAAATCTACCTTGGCATCGATGGCAGCGTCCGGACGAAATTCTCGTCAAACCCGTCGCGCTCGATCTCGACCGATGTCGACGGTTATGCGCTGACCAACCTGCGCCTCGGCTATCGCAATCGGGGCTGGGATATCATGGCCTGGGTCCGCAATGCGTTCGACACGCATTATTTCGAGCTGCTCGCGACGCAATCGGGCAGCACGGGGCTTGTCGTCGGCCAACCCGGCGACCCGCGCACCTATGGCCTGACCGTCAGATGGCAGCTCTGA
- a CDS encoding protein kinase domain-containing protein, translating to MDIGGTSRRRRRLWRFVDAEFDEAGWTLRVDGRAVPLEGKPLEVLHELLLHAGEVVSKDELLDAVWPGVTVVENSLANAVSKLRKGLGEAGDTIVETVPRIGYRLAVPVAIETLDAPLAPRFAFQAGDPVPGRPQWRLVGPLGQTGADDVWRARHDKTGETRVFKFADASDRLRALKREATLARLLMAALGKGAPFVPLLEWNFEHSPYFLESADGGDDLGGWAHMQGGIAAVPLTTRLAIAGAIARALGAAHSIGVLHKDLKPANILIETRAEGPFVRLADFGSARLLDTDVLGANLITDFGGLDQDEASRSGTPAYRAPELAGDGVPTVQSDVYAAGLILFQLVVGDFGRFLAPGWEDLVDDPLLREDIALAAAADPLRRPSADELADRLARIDARRAEAEAAALEAARAEALARAEERRRHRRPWMRAAAAAAFIALAGTSTMTVLASRQRDQARAAQAQAEASYAFLADDILASPDPAKADGADEKLVDAVRRASAGIDRRFAGQPLIAARLYATLARAFDQRSEYAAARDYYARAWRWFGRAGATGDVEANVMRLQLASAEALSTQPGSLDRARRLVAATRASLGEKASAGEPAVWLESAEGMIALVDNQVPSARDHFARASALADSIPEAFEARQRLNFHQRHAFALLRLGDHEGGERELAPLVAAMGRLQGPEHPDTLLLRLNLAQSRALSGHYEAALTDLNWLVPRLEARLGPDHRTTLLALSVRQLALGSLGRYGPAAADAERVWRAAAAKDGPGSFTAVAMRADLGTTQCRAGALVQGEANLRAAYQASRAGPGPESPIAQALRAAIADCLIAGGKAEAAAPLLRNIDRERVNQLVGDAHWDAGLDVSLAEVALAKGDRTEAAARLRAAASAYSSPPSDRYLADRLARLHAALGI from the coding sequence ATGGACATTGGTGGTACGTCCCGGCGTCGGCGCCGCTTGTGGCGCTTCGTCGACGCCGAGTTCGACGAAGCGGGCTGGACGCTGCGCGTGGACGGGCGCGCCGTGCCGCTGGAGGGCAAGCCGCTCGAGGTTCTCCATGAACTGCTGCTCCATGCCGGCGAGGTCGTCTCCAAGGACGAGCTGCTCGATGCGGTGTGGCCCGGCGTCACCGTCGTTGAAAACTCCCTCGCGAATGCGGTGTCGAAGCTGCGCAAGGGACTTGGCGAGGCAGGCGACACGATCGTCGAGACCGTGCCCCGCATCGGCTACCGGCTCGCCGTGCCGGTCGCGATCGAGACGCTGGACGCGCCCCTCGCGCCGCGCTTCGCCTTCCAGGCCGGCGATCCCGTTCCCGGCCGGCCGCAATGGCGGCTCGTCGGCCCGCTCGGCCAGACCGGCGCGGACGATGTCTGGCGGGCACGCCACGACAAGACCGGCGAGACGCGCGTCTTCAAGTTCGCCGACGCTTCCGACCGGCTGCGCGCGCTGAAGCGCGAGGCGACGCTGGCGCGGCTGCTGATGGCCGCACTCGGCAAGGGCGCCCCGTTCGTGCCGCTGCTCGAATGGAATTTCGAACATTCGCCCTATTTCCTGGAAAGCGCCGACGGCGGCGACGATCTGGGCGGCTGGGCGCACATGCAGGGCGGGATCGCGGCCGTTCCGCTGACGACCCGGCTCGCGATCGCCGGCGCGATCGCCCGCGCGCTCGGCGCCGCGCACAGCATCGGCGTTCTCCACAAGGACCTGAAGCCGGCCAACATCCTGATCGAGACGCGCGCGGAAGGCCCGTTCGTCCGTCTCGCCGATTTCGGCAGCGCACGGCTGCTCGACACGGACGTGCTCGGCGCCAATCTGATCACCGATTTCGGAGGGCTCGACCAGGATGAGGCAAGCCGGTCGGGCACGCCCGCCTATCGCGCGCCGGAATTGGCCGGCGACGGCGTGCCCACCGTGCAGAGCGACGTCTATGCGGCCGGGTTGATCCTCTTCCAGCTCGTCGTCGGCGATTTCGGACGCTTTCTCGCGCCAGGCTGGGAAGATCTGGTCGACGATCCGCTGCTGCGCGAGGATATCGCTCTCGCCGCCGCCGCCGATCCGCTCCGTCGCCCTTCGGCGGACGAGCTCGCCGATCGCCTCGCCAGGATCGACGCGCGTCGCGCCGAGGCCGAAGCGGCGGCGCTGGAGGCGGCGCGCGCCGAGGCGCTGGCCAGGGCGGAGGAGCGGCGGCGTCACCGCCGGCCCTGGATGCGGGCCGCGGCCGCGGCGGCCTTCATCGCCCTCGCCGGCACGTCGACCATGACCGTGCTCGCGTCGCGCCAGCGCGATCAGGCGCGCGCGGCCCAGGCCCAGGCGGAGGCCAGCTATGCCTTCCTTGCCGACGACATCCTCGCCAGCCCGGACCCAGCCAAGGCGGACGGAGCGGACGAAAAGCTGGTGGATGCGGTGCGCCGGGCAAGCGCCGGGATCGACCGTCGCTTCGCCGGCCAGCCGCTGATCGCGGCGCGGCTCTATGCGACCCTCGCCCGCGCCTTCGACCAGCGCTCCGAATATGCCGCGGCGCGCGATTATTATGCGCGGGCGTGGCGCTGGTTCGGCCGCGCCGGCGCGACGGGCGATGTCGAGGCCAACGTGATGCGGCTCCAGCTCGCCTCGGCGGAAGCGCTGTCGACCCAGCCCGGATCGCTCGATCGCGCGCGTCGTCTCGTCGCCGCCACCCGGGCCAGCCTTGGCGAAAAGGCAAGCGCCGGCGAGCCCGCCGTGTGGCTGGAATCGGCCGAAGGAATGATCGCACTGGTGGACAACCAGGTCCCGTCCGCCCGCGATCATTTCGCGCGGGCGAGCGCCCTCGCGGATTCGATCCCCGAGGCGTTCGAGGCGCGCCAGCGCCTGAACTTTCACCAGCGCCACGCCTTCGCGCTGCTGCGGCTCGGCGATCATGAAGGGGGGGAGCGAGAGCTCGCTCCGCTCGTCGCGGCGATGGGCCGCCTTCAGGGGCCGGAGCATCCCGACACGCTGCTGCTGCGCCTCAATCTCGCCCAGTCGCGCGCGCTGAGCGGCCATTATGAGGCGGCGCTCACCGATCTCAACTGGCTCGTCCCGCGCCTCGAAGCGCGGCTCGGGCCGGATCATCGCACGACCCTGTTGGCGCTGAGCGTGCGTCAGCTCGCGCTTGGCTCGCTTGGCCGCTACGGGCCGGCGGCGGCGGATGCGGAGCGGGTGTGGCGCGCCGCGGCGGCGAAGGACGGGCCGGGCTCATTCACCGCGGTGGCGATGCGGGCGGACCTCGGCACCACCCAGTGCCGCGCCGGCGCGCTTGTCCAGGGCGAGGCGAATCTCCGCGCCGCCTATCAGGCGTCGCGTGCCGGGCCGGGCCCCGAATCGCCCATCGCGCAGGCCCTCAGGGCCGCGATCGCCGACTGCCTGATCGCCGGGGGCAAGGCGGAGGCAGCGGCGCCGCTGCTGCGCAACATCGATCGCGAGCGCGTCAACCAGCTTGTCGGCGACGCCCACTGGGACGCCGGTCTCGACGTGTCGCTTGCGGAGGTGGCGCTGGCGAAGGGCGATCGGACGGAGGCGGCCGCACGGCTTCGCGCCGCCGCCTCCGCCTATTCGAGCCCGCCGAGCGATCGCTATCTCGCCGACCGGCTGGCCCGGCTCCACGCGGCCCTCGGCATCTGA